The Aneurinibacillus migulanus genome contains the following window.
TTGAGCTCTGTCTACTTTTGTTCTTACCCCATCTATATCAGCTTTCGATATAGCCCCATTAGAAAATAAAACTTCTTTTCTCTGGAGATCTGTTTTATCCTGTTCCAGCGTTTTCATCTGGTCCTGAATTTTAATTTCTTGTTTTTTTATTGAATCTTCTGTATCAGCAATCGAATCTTCAGTTTGCTGAATTGTACTATCATATGTATCTGCTACCTTGCTATCGCCACGTAAAATTTTGGCACGTTTTGCCTGCGCCTCATTGATTTGCGTCTGAGATAAAGCAATGGTACTTTGATTTCCAGAGGTGTCAAGTGTACCTAGAATCNATGGTACTTTCCAGAGGTGTCAAGTGTACCTAGAATCTGGCCGGCTTTTACCTTCATTCCTTTTTTAACGGACAGGGTTACGATTTTTCCAGACGTTCCGAACGCCAGTTGATTCTCCTGCTTTGCTTCTACAACCCCCGCTTTAGTCATGATAGAAGACTGTTCTTGCTCCTTCACTTTAATAATATTTACTACTTTTGTTTTTTTTGTCTCTTCCGACACTTTAGATGATGCCGGGGTGCTACAGCCAGAAATTATGAGTAGAGCTGTAACGACCACTGGTATGACTAATGATCTTTTCACACTATTCCTCCTGTTCTCCTACCATTAACATGAAATAGAAAACAAAGTTGTATCTATTTACCATTTCATAACTATTCCTTATACTATTGCATTACATGATGATCAGAAACTACCCTATGACTGATTTCCCATCCGTCTCAAGACTGACCGGAAACCCAAGTATGAGGTAGATAGATGTATACAGAGGGCCCTAGCATTTCCGAGTCGATTGGCTTTTTGATGGCTGTCGAGCTCGTATCTAACTACATCTATGACTATAACTGCCACCGCTACCAGTAGACATTAGAAAAGCTGACTCCTGTTGAATACAGGAATCAGCTTTTAGTAGCCTAGCCATCACTTTTTTTAAACAGTCTATTATTCAGGTTACAGTTCAAGTATAAGGAAAATCGGCTATTTTTATGCGGAAGTTTGGTTATTGTATATTTTCTATGTTTTTTGGAGGGAGCTTTTTCTTAGCTTGACGGTGATGGGCTATAACCCCATATACTACATCTTGTGCTGATTTCCATTTCACAAAAAAGATTGATCAAAGCCGAGTTCAGTTGGCTCATTTTGAGCAATCTTTTTTAATGGCCAATGCCTAATTTTCATCACGCATTAAAAGTCGTAACGTTTCTTTCAGCCCTGTTTTAAAGGGGGTCACTGGAATTGGCCCAATACATCTCTCATATTTTTCCCCACTTAGAACAAATCCTTCTTTTGTAAGGTACATAATTTCAACAACTTCCCTCATAAATGGATTAAACAAGCCAATAAAACGAATAGCATTTTTATTTAAAGGAATGACCATCTTTCGATTTCCAGTTACCTCTCGGGCGATCCGAATGATTTCTTTTCCTGAAATCAATCCTGCTCCAGGTATATTCCAATTCTCTCCATAAGCATTGTCTTTTTCCGCTATATTTACAATCATCTTAGCTGCATCTGGTAAATAGACATATTCTCGTGGTGTTTTCAAATTCCCAATAAAAATAGAAGTTTTATAAGAAGCCATCCCTTCCAATGTAGGCTGTAAGTAGGAATTCTGTGAGGTCGCACCATAATAATCGGGTAGCCTAACAATTAATGCTTTTGCATTCTTCCACTTTTTACTGAATATTAAATTCTCAAATTCGACCCTTATTTTCCCCTTTTTCGTATGCGGCTGTTTTGGATGATTTTCATCGCCCTTCGCGACTTGATGTCCGTAAACATAGATTCCATCTACAATAACGATCTTCTTACCTACAATATTCGCGGCTTTCATCACACTTTCACCA
Protein-coding sequences here:
- a CDS encoding SDR family oxidoreductase; this encodes MKKAIVLGATGGTGQVIVSELLARGVKVIAFGRSENKLKALMEEHHFNQRLSYKLGDIFDYRTIVEAAKDAEVIFQCANVKYQEMEEQLLLLGESVMKAANIVGKKIVIVDGIYVYGHQVAKGDENHPKQPHTKKGKIRVEFENLIFSKKWKNAKALIVRLPDYYGATSQNSYLQPTLEGMASYKTSIFIGNLKTPREYVYLPDAAKMIVNIAEKDNAYGENWNIPGAGLISGKEIIRIAREVTGNRKMVIPLNKNAIRFIGLFNPFMREVVEIMYLTKEGFVLSGEKYERCIGPIPVTPFKTGLKETLRLLMRDEN